In Solenopsis invicta isolate M01_SB chromosome 13, UNIL_Sinv_3.0, whole genome shotgun sequence, one DNA window encodes the following:
- the LOC113004888 gene encoding uncharacterized protein LOC113004888 produces the protein MKPASFLAVRCLHKLAEIERVNYPTAAEVVITNFYMDDLLARELLAKGGFSIHKWKTNLVSENENTRNENVDITKEVESRLLGVLWNPLKDTFQYEILQTKDDQRVTKRTVLLQICKLFDPLGLVGPVITSAKIIMQGLWSLGIEWDESVPMHIYKSWEQIKTQLGLLNKLQIPRLIVSGNNESQLQLHGFCDSSEKAYGACVYIREKNMQGNSSVTLICSKSRVAPMKTLSLPRLELCGAVLLTELMTRVLESLKCKIDKRFYWTDSKIVLAWINSPSRKWQVFVANRVSEIHNNSSPAEWRHVGSKDNPADLISRGTTPEQIIKSNVWWKGPSWLRQDLDAWPGEEKRKKGTISVTEINDAKLMIVKAVQAEEFKDELNALKVNNKIASKSRLIALHPFLDKDGVIKVGGRLKHSMLPEESKHPMVIPSSHHFTTLLMIHYHEKITTRRVQVSRPFINCGVDYCGSFYVRDRVRRNAKKYKTYVAIFVCMSTKAVHIELVEDLTAESFIAALKRFTARRGKIKNIYSDNGRNFVGAVRILQETLGDEDFKRVVQEFVTSDRINWHFIPARSPHQGGIWEAAVRSMKLHLKRTIGEACLTVAEMTTFLVQAEAILNSRPLTPLSDDPNDMRALTPGHFLIGEHLQGYPEQDLRKVPVNRMARWQHTEQVRQHLWSRWQREYLNTCQQRGKWQADPSRSFTVGQLVMLKETDSIPLKWVLARIVEIHPGADGIVRVVVVRTARGTYKRAITNIAPLIE, from the exons ATGAAGCCTGCGTCATTCTTAGCAGTTAGATGTTTGCATAAGTTAGCGGAAATTGAGAGAGTGAATTATCCTACCGCGGCGGAAGTAGTCATTACCAATTTTTATATGGATGACCTATTAGCAAGAG AATTGTTGGCAAAGGGTGGCTTTAGCATACATAAATGGAAAACTAATTTAGTTAGTGAAAATGAAAATACAAGAAACGAAAACGTAGATATTACAAAGGAAGTAGAGTCAAGATTATTAGGGGTATTGTGGAATCCTCTTAAAGACACatttcaatatgaaatattacaaacaaaGGACGATCAACGTGTAACAAAGAGAACAGTGTTATTGCAAATATGTAAACTCTTTGATCCATTAGGGTTAGTAGGACCCGTAATAACGTCAGCAAAGATAATAATGCAAGGTTTATGGAGTCTAGGCATCGAATGGGACGAGTCCGTTCCCATGCACATTTATAAAAGTTGGGAACAGATCAAAACACAGTTAggattacttaataaattacaaataccTAGGCTTATAGTTTCCGGGAATAACGAGTCTCAATTGCAATTACATGGATTTTGCGACTCAAGCGAAAAGGCGTACGGTGCATGCGTgtatataagagaaaaaaatatgcaggGAAATAGCTCAGTCACACTAATATGTTCAAAATCACGGGTTGCACCGATGAAAACGCTATCTTTACCACGGCTGGAATTGTGCGGAGCAGTGCTGTTGACGGAGCTCATGACTCGAGTGTTAGAGAGcttaaaatgcaaaatagatAAAAGGTTCTATTGGACGGACTCCAAAATAGTTTTAGCGTGGATAAATTCTCCTTCACGAAAATGGCAAGTATTTGTCGCAAATAGGGTCAgcgaaatacataataattcctCACCTGCCGAATGGAGGCACGTTGGATCTAAAGATAATCCAGCGGATTTAATATCAAGGGGTACAACTCCCGAACAAATAATAAAGTCAAATGTTTGGTGGAAAGGACCATCCTGGTTAAGACAAGATCTCGATGCGTGGCCGGGGGAGG AAAAGCGTAAGAAGGGAACAATAAGTGTAACGGAAATCAATGACGCGAAATTAATGATAGTAAAGGCAGTACAAGCTGAGGAATTTAAAGACGAGTTAAACGCGTTAAAggtcaataataaaatagcttcAAAATCTAGACTTATCGCTCTCCATCCGTTCCTGGATAAAGACGGAGTAATAAAGGTAGGCGGAAGATTAAAACACTCGATGTTACCCGAAGAAAGCAAGCATCCAATGGTCATTCCGTCGTCGCATCACTTCACAACATTGCTGATGATACACTACCACGAAAAAATTACTACACGCCG GGTTCAAGTGAGCAGACCATTCATCAACTGCGGAGTTGACTACTGCGGCTCATTTTACGTAAGAGATCGGGTCCGCCGGAACGCAAAAAAATACAAGACCTACGTGGCCATATTTGTATGCATGTCCACAAAGGCCGTGCACATAGAATTAGTGGAAGACCTGACCGCAGAATCCTTTATTGCAGCCTTGAAGAGATTTACCGCACgacgaggaaaaataaaaaacatttactcgGATAACGGCCGAAACTTTGTGGGCGCTGTACGCATATTGCAGGAAACATTAGGAGACGAAGACTTCAAAAGAGTTGTCCAAGAGTTCGTTACAAGTGACCGAATAAATTGGCATTTCATACCTGCAAGATCCCCTCATCAAGGAGGTATCTGGGAAGCGGCAGTGCGCTCGATGAAACTACACCTCAAACGAACTATCGGCGAGGCGTGCCTTACCGTAGCAGAAATGACCACGTTTTTAGTACAAGCCGAAGCTATATTAAACTCTAGACCGTTGACACCACTATCCGACGACCCTAACGATATGAGAGCTTTAACACCGGGACACTTTCTAATCGGAGAACACCTGCAAGGCTACCCTGAACAGGATCTGAGAAAGGTACCGGTCAATAGAATGGCGAGATGGCAACATACGGAGCAAGTTCGGCAGCATCTATGGTCTAGATGGCAGAGAGAGTACTTAAATACGTGCCAACAAAGGGGCAAGTGGCAAGCGGATCCCTCTAGAAGTTTTACTGTTGGTCAATTGGTGATGTTAAAAGAGACAGACAGCATACCTTTAAAATGGGTACTAGCTCGAATCGTGGAAATACATCCGGGTGCGGACGGAATAGTGAGAGTCGTAGTTGTACGCACAGCCAGGGGCACATATAAAAGAGCAATAACTAATATTGCGCCATTGATAGAGTAA
- the LOC105206776 gene encoding uncharacterized protein LOC105206776 codes for MSSSKRISSERRRLVKELHASARRHFPRRRVIIKGFDDMWQADIVEMRPYSNINRGHHYILTTIDALSKFAWEVGMKSKSGKETADVIAEIIRKSGRYPRNLQTNMGKEFYHTDVQKLLRKYHINYYSTTLKDKMWKMFTLQGSYKWVDELPRLVSEYNDTLHRTIGMRPGCNAGVG; via the exons atgagttcatcgaagagaATTAGCTCCGAGAGACGACGCCTTGTCAAGGAATTGCATGCATCTGCTCGAAGACATTTTCCacgaagacgtgttataatcaaaggattcgacgaCATGTGGCAAGcggatatcgtcgagatgcgtccgtaTTCGAATATTAACAGAGGTCATCATTATATACTTACCACGATCGATGCGCTGAGCAAATTCGCATGGGAAGTAGGGATGAAGAGTAAAAGCGGAAAAGAGACGGCTGACGTCATCGCCGAGATAATTCGGAAGAGCGGAAGATATCCACGCAACTTGCAAACGAATATGGGCAAAGAGTTTTACCACACCGATGTGCAGAAACTCTTGAGAAAATaccatattaattattattccac aactttgaaaGATAAGATGTGGAAGATGTTTACGTTGCAAGGATCTTACAAGTGGGTcgacgagctgccgcgtctggtttCCGAATACAACGACACGCTGCATAGAACGATAGGCATGCGACCTGGATGTAACGCCGGCGTCGGCTAA